TAAAGCTGGAGAAATGGTGACTACCATAGagttttatacatatacatatacatatacaaaatacacacactctGTTATGTGTTGTATTATTCACTCAAGTTTTCTCTCTCACTATATCTTTTAGTCCAGATGTTTTAAAGAGGAAGGCTACGAATATCATCTTGCTTCCCCTCCAGTGTGTGTCAACACAGCCTCAAGCAGAAAAGGAAATTAATGTAGTCCTGAAGGAACAGCTGTCCCAGAAAGCCTTGTGTATTTCCCTTCTCATGCAGAGTTTATCAAGCGTAGCTGAGCTGGCACACACAGTAAGTAGGCTTCTGCTTAGACTGTCGTTCCAGTAAAGACGTTCTTAGGGCCGGTTCACCCtgaacacatttttgtgttccaTTGCGCtggtttttaatagtttttctatgtaaatgtgCTGTAGACGGGTGGCTTTGACCATGCCGCTGCTTTTTCAGCATCTCacactattgtttttttttattgtccatGCTGATTTTGCTGTTAAGTCTGTGGCAATAGATTTAACTATGATAATGCGTGTACTAAACAATGAAATGTGTGCCATTCTTTTGTTAGAAATACCTCTTTGAAGACATTTCCATTCACTCAATCACCAGTTCTGTGGTGTTGCTTCTGAGGATATGTTCTGGGCATTGCCCCCTCCTCTTCGCAACATATTAAGGCCTTCACTCACCTGATTGGCTGCTGCAAAGTTCAGAGGTGTGGCCTGGATACATTAGGTGCCCTCAGCGTGTATGAAGGTGAGGCTGATATTGATATGTGTATGAGTAAGCCATatcataaatacaaaaaatatgctTATCAGTATACACAATATCTTTGCACAAATACATGAAATGAGTAGATACATGAAACCTGATTAAACAATACATATATGGATTTATTAGTTACATGGGAGATGATATATGCTAGTAGAAGAATACTTGGGttctagatttaaaaaaaattataacggTGAATTGTGAACGTTTTTAGTTACTTGTTTGAAAAATAGTTTAAGAGGTTAAAAGTTTAGAGGTCAGTGACAGCCCTGGTTTTGGCATCGCTGTCCTTGAAAGTGATTGGTGTTGAATGGATTGGTGTTAATATCTGATTAATTTTTCTATGTCTAGAAAACATGGATTTAAGGAAGGACATATTCGGTGTCCTCTTGGACTATTTGCGGAGTTCAGATTCCCATGCCACAGTAAGTATTTGTGTActgcatgttactaacattaGCTGTTTCAGATTTTTTCCCTTGAAAGCTGATTGGTTGTTGAAACCCCTTATTTACTTTAAGCTTTCTGTGATTTCCAAGgttataaagaaaacatttcaggccATTAAGAGGTGGATTGTTGTGTGTTCGCCTTTCCCTGATCTCCTGCAGTTTGTCAGCCATGGTGAGGAGTTTGTCAGCCTAATTTTTAACAGAATTCCCATATTTTGATAAAAGAGACCTGCTGAAATGATccctgttaaaaaataattaaactataattacactaaacaattatattgatttcattttgaGAGGTCCTTTATCAGAGtccactcaaaaatgaaataaatgttcacTCTCATGCCATTTCAAACCTATAtgtatgaaagcctgtttccaccactgaataaaaaataaaaagggtaattgccactttatctcacaattctgacatttttactccgaattgtgagatataaacttacaagtgcgagttaaaaagtcagaattaggagatataaactcacggttctgactttttttttctcagaactgtgcgATACAACTCTCATTTGCAAGTCCAGTTTTTagggaaaaaagacaaaaatgttctcagaattgcaagtttatatcacacaattctgacttaatactcacaattgtgtgtttaaaaagtcagaattacaagatataaactcacaattctgcctttttttctcgcaaatgtgaatttgtatctcgcaattcttttttttttttttctcagaattgtgtgataaaactcatttgcaaattataaagtcttaattttgaggggggaaaaaaaaaagatgttctcagaattgcaagtttatatctcacaattctgactgaatactcacagttgtgttttaaatagtcagaattacgagatctAAACTCAcaactcagatttttttttactcaccaATGCAgttgctttttttctcagaattgtgtgatataactCATTTGTGAGTTATAcaaattttgagggggaaaaaaactaatatgttctcagaattgcaagttcatatctcacaattctgagggaaaaaagtaagaattgcgagtttgtataaggcagtttttgaggaaaaaaaaaaaaagtaaaaaaatttgagataaaaagttgcaattacctttttattttttattcagtgctgGAAATTGGCTTTCATATTTATGACTTCTGTTAAACACAAGATAtcttgaagaatgttggtaaccaagcCACTTTGGCTTCCATTGACTTACATTGTATGGTCAAATATTTGATGGAAATTCAGTGGTAAATGAAACAGTTTGCTTACCAGCAAAAGTCAaccaggtttgaaacgacataaatgaggaaaacatttttgggtgaacaatccctttaaaagaaattaaaatgatcCTATTGTTTTGAAATGGTTTGATATCAAAATGCTGAAATTGTGAGCTATTGTGAATATTTTgtcagtacactgtaaaaaaaaaattgttgagtcaacttaaaaaaatttgttacccggctgccctcaaattttaagttcagtcaactcaaaaaagttaagtcagcttaaaatgttgagttgtactaagtgacaacttggatatttgagttgattcaactaaaactttaaaggcatctgggtaacaaattattttaagttgactcaacaaattgtgttttttattgtgttttacagtgtagatggtCATGAATCTAACTTGTGTGTTTTGCAGATCTCTTTCCTGTATTGGAAAAACGGTTATGTGATTTGCGATGGGAAGTGAGAGACTCCACACTAGAGTTCATCACCCAGCTGACTGCTGCCCTCAATGGTACCACAACCATATTTATTTCTACACGCGCATCATTTAATGTATTGCTGCGCAGACtatttttgtgatcatttttaTCCCTATTATTAACAGGTAACAGTGGTTTCACTGAAGCTCTCCACACCAGTGGTATGGTCTCGGTACTCCTCTCTTCACTGGCAGATGCAGAAGGCTATGTCAGAGCGAGTGCTGTGGCTGCTGTTGGAGAGGCAGTTACCGCTTCTTTCCATCAGACGGCGCTTGTGAGCAATAGCAACCTTCTGGTAAGACAATTACTCATTGCACATAATTTTGGCTTTTCAAATAAGATCTTTAGAATGGTCCTgcatttttgtaaagtgttaggcttttttataatggatgaatgtagtttattttgcttcaaaatctcagccaccattcactgccattaaaaagcttggaagagtcattactttttttttaatataactccaactctgtttgtctaaaagaagaaagtcatatctGGATTATATCTAGATATAATCatatctaggatggcttgagggtgagaaaaccatgatttttgggtaaactatcactttaaactACATAATTTATAAACAGTATGTTCTTCACTGAACAAGAATTCAAGTCTGACTGTTGCAACCCACCAGTTGACCAGATTTGAGTCTGATAtacctttaaaatgaaaagtttggAGCACCAGTGTCAACAGCTCCTTCCTGATCTTGTTCAAAGGCAAAATTGTAGCTTATTCCCTTGTAGCTTATTTTTCAGTCTAAtcatgggttttttttaatgtaccaTTGAACTTCAGGAGGAGGCTTTGGTGCAGATGATGACCGTTCTCTCTGAGGACACAGAGGGCTTCCCTCGCAGAGCAGTGGTCAAAGCTTTCACATCATGGCTGAAAGGATCACACCCCGTAACAGCCCTGGACTCATCCCTGAGCTCTGTCCTATTACTGGGAGGCAACGATTTTGACTGGGAAGTGAAAATGCACACGCTGGAGCTAGCAGAAGTGTTGATGGAGAAGACACTGACCTGCTGTCCGTACGCAATCCAGAACTTCGGTTCCTCCAAAGAGAAGCACTTCATGCAAGCTTTGAGCAGACTGAAAGATTTTGGGCTGCTTGACTTGCTTTTGAACAGCTTGTTTGACTGCGACCGACCAGTGTGTGAGAAAGCCTGTGCGCTTTTGGTCAAACTCAGAACAATTACAGCTGAGACGGTCGATTTGGATCACAGCGCTTTTGTCTTGAATGTATGTGGGAACAGATGGGGGAATGAGGTGCAGAAAAGATACTTCAACAAACAACAGGCCAAAGCATCTGTGTGTGTCACGAATTTGGTTACAGGATCTGGTGAGGGAACGGACTGTGATCTATACTGCATCAAGGACATTGGTCTACCTAAGATACTGCAGATTCTAGACCTAGATGACATGCAGAGGATGTTGACGTTAAGTAGTGATCATGTTGTTAATTCACCTCGATCGCTAATGGAGGACATTCTTTCAGCAGCCCAGCAGAGTGAAGAGAATATAGTGGATTGCTATTGAGAACATACTGTGTAACAGACCTTTTTTACGGCCATTTAATAAAGGAAGTTGTACAGTCTCGAGTCCCATTTAATTTTTCTAACCTGAGTTTTCATCTGCTggaatttttcaatttttcaacAAAACTTCCCAAGCTTTTTTGATATCAGatataagatatttaaaatcttttcctgccactgacagaattttccagcttttcatgt
This genomic window from Labeo rohita strain BAU-BD-2019 chromosome 1, IGBB_LRoh.1.0, whole genome shotgun sequence contains:
- the brat1 gene encoding LOW QUALITY PROTEIN: BRCA1-associated ATM activator 1 (The sequence of the model RefSeq protein was modified relative to this genomic sequence to represent the inferred CDS: deleted 1 base in 1 codon) gives rise to the protein MMDSDCLSLLPAVCLVLADPKQSPPDDTSLEKLLDWFKELHSHSNGQVLLQHQPCVLEFISSICTSKTTDPAILSFTLKLTGLLAATMQGFHLLEKGGLVVCVFKREAWCVCDLWEDASVRSGWLQGLLNMLNHQQALDFICGNGLIKLILQLQNDKSLFVSCLANQLLVHILNFLTSSNMTNVSDAVGSSESSLRPDWVSVSSEITNAVVEALSSEDHPQVLQGLRLLSLVLSQCGEPIRSTLWKDVLEPLKVLVNRQSESLTQTLITVLQAAVRTPLLSQSEYKVEELLEAMLGDGNRKECFQCAALIVKLEKCPDVLKRKATNIILLPLQCVSTQPQAEKEINVVLKEQLSQKALCISLLMQSLSSVAELAHTKYLFEDISIHSITSSVVLLLRICSGHCPSSSQHIKAFTHLIGCCKVQRCGLDTLGALSVYEENMDLRKDIFGVLLDYLRSSDSHATVIKKTFQAIKRWIVVCSPFPDLLQFVSHDLFPVLEKRLCDLRWEVRDSTLEFITQLTAALNGNSGFTEALHTSGMVSVLLSSLADAEGYVRASAVAAVGEAVTASFHQTALVSNSNLLEEALVQMMTVLSEDTEGFPRRAVVKAFTSWLKGSHPVTALDSSLSSVLLLGGNDFDWEVKMHTLELAEVLMEKTLTCCPYAIQNFGSSKEKHFMQALSRLKDFGLLDLLLNSLFDCDRPVCEKACALLVKLRTITAETVDLDHSAFVLNVCGNRWGNEVQKRYFNKQQAKASVCVTNLVTGSGEGTDCDLYCIKDIGLPKILQILDLDDMQRMLTLSSDHVVNSPRSLMEDILSAAQQSEENIVDCY